From Spirosoma agri, one genomic window encodes:
- a CDS encoding tetratricopeptide repeat protein: MEILVTAAIIGYIIYLRYYADLRNKSEKEVEQVQSGINLYNAGQFDETLDYFTAYIRSEPKSSIAYLYLARCYRALGNVPAAVTALKTGESYDDTVADLHVEMGQILYDQQNYQAAFLEFDKAVFHAKGAQATPYHWRGLTRQQLNQAADAQQDLDRAVALQLTAETVPPVNHSEHTTFLDRKFLSHVLLILVNSAILLVVIKEATVIHLPYLLAAVAAATIGFIEPKKGWALALLQAFLLWIGYTFFTTAPQTSGSRELESFGLYGSIVLTFIGSFIGGVLKRQLAR, translated from the coding sequence ATGGAAATTCTCGTAACAGCCGCTATTATTGGTTATATTATCTATCTCCGCTACTACGCAGACTTACGGAACAAGTCCGAAAAGGAGGTAGAACAGGTGCAATCAGGCATCAACCTGTATAATGCCGGCCAGTTTGATGAGACTCTCGACTACTTCACTGCGTATATTCGGAGCGAACCCAAATCCAGCATCGCGTATCTTTACTTAGCCCGCTGCTATCGTGCGTTGGGTAATGTGCCCGCTGCGGTAACTGCCTTGAAAACGGGTGAAAGTTACGACGATACGGTCGCTGATCTACACGTAGAGATGGGGCAGATTTTGTACGATCAACAGAATTATCAGGCTGCTTTTCTGGAATTCGATAAAGCCGTCTTTCACGCGAAAGGTGCCCAGGCGACTCCGTACCACTGGCGGGGTTTGACTCGGCAACAGCTCAACCAAGCGGCTGACGCACAACAGGATCTGGATCGGGCAGTTGCTCTTCAACTAACCGCCGAAACGGTTCCGCCCGTTAACCATTCGGAGCATACGACCTTCCTAGACCGAAAGTTTCTAAGCCATGTTCTGCTTATTCTGGTCAACAGTGCCATTTTACTGGTCGTAATCAAGGAAGCGACGGTTATTCACCTGCCTTACCTGCTGGCGGCCGTCGCAGCCGCCACGATTGGGTTTATTGAGCCCAAAAAAGGATGGGCACTGGCACTATTACAGGCCTTTTTGCTCTGGATTGGCTACACATTTTTTACGACCGCCCCCCAAACCAGCGGCTCCCGGGAATTAGAATCATTTGGGCTTTACGGATCTATCGTGTTGACCTTTATTGGCAGTTTTATTGGTGGAGTTCTTAAGCGACAACTCGCCCGGTAA